The Cloacibacillus sp. An23 genome includes a window with the following:
- the rpsB gene encoding 30S ribosomal protein S2 — protein sequence MGVVSMKQLLECGVHFGHQTRRWNPKMKPFIFTERNGIYIIDLQKTVKGLEKAYDFVREIAKSGGSVLFVGTKRQAQDPIRDEATKAGQFYINQRWLGGLLTNFTTIRRRVMRMSELEQMEEDGSINKYPKKEVIQLRKEREKLEKYLSGIKDMRDVPDALFVIDPRRETIAVLEARKLGIPVIAIVDTNCDPDMIDYPIPGNDDAIRAIELIVGLMANAYIEGRQGQDARSGEAAEEAAPEAADEAPVIDEDETVADEVKVRVKEMADQKGWKETN from the coding sequence ATGGGTGTAGTAAGCATGAAGCAGCTTCTTGAATGCGGCGTCCACTTCGGACACCAGACGAGACGCTGGAATCCGAAGATGAAGCCGTTCATCTTCACGGAGCGCAACGGAATCTATATCATCGACCTTCAGAAGACGGTCAAAGGGCTTGAGAAGGCCTACGACTTCGTCCGCGAGATAGCGAAGTCGGGCGGGAGCGTCCTCTTCGTCGGGACGAAGCGCCAGGCGCAGGACCCGATACGCGACGAGGCGACCAAGGCCGGGCAGTTCTACATCAACCAGCGCTGGCTCGGAGGGCTCCTCACCAACTTCACGACCATCCGCCGCCGCGTCATGCGTATGAGCGAGCTTGAGCAGATGGAAGAGGACGGAAGCATCAACAAGTATCCGAAGAAGGAAGTCATCCAGCTCCGCAAGGAACGCGAGAAGCTTGAGAAGTACCTCTCCGGAATCAAAGATATGCGCGACGTTCCGGACGCGCTTTTCGTCATCGACCCGCGCCGTGAGACCATAGCCGTCCTTGAGGCTCGTAAGCTCGGCATCCCCGTCATAGCTATCGTAGATACGAACTGCGACCCCGACATGATAGATTACCCGATACCGGGCAACGACGACGCCATCCGCGCGATAGAGCTCATAGTCGGCCTCATGGCCAACGCCTACATCGAAGGCCGCCAGGGACAGGACGCCCGCTCCGGCGAAGCCGCCGAGGAGGCCGCTCCTGAAGCTGCGGACGAGGCGCCCGTTATAGACGAAGACGAGACGGTTGCGGACGAGGTAAAAGTCCGCGTTAAAGAGATGGCCGACCAGAAAGGCTGGAAGGAGACTAACTAA
- the tsf gene encoding translation elongation factor Ts, with the protein MANITAAMVSELRARTSVGMMDCKKALVECDGDMDKACDYLREKGLAKAAKKAERNAAQGRMFTYVHNNAKLGVLLELDCETDFVARTDEFKTLGHEIAMHIAAANPTYIKPEDVPADVLEHEKAVIMAQAREEGKPEKMLEKIAEGRINKFYEDNCLLEQKYIRDQNVKIKDLIIENIAKIGENIVVRRYARFAIEA; encoded by the coding sequence ATGGCGAATATCACTGCTGCAATGGTGTCGGAGCTTCGCGCCCGCACCTCTGTCGGGATGATGGACTGCAAAAAAGCGCTCGTCGAATGCGACGGCGACATGGATAAGGCCTGCGACTACCTCCGCGAGAAGGGGCTCGCCAAGGCTGCCAAGAAGGCGGAGCGCAACGCGGCGCAGGGACGTATGTTCACCTACGTCCACAACAACGCGAAGCTCGGCGTCCTTCTTGAACTGGACTGCGAGACGGACTTCGTCGCCCGCACCGACGAATTCAAGACGCTGGGGCACGAGATAGCGATGCACATCGCCGCCGCCAACCCGACTTACATCAAGCCGGAAGACGTTCCCGCCGACGTGCTTGAGCATGAGAAGGCCGTCATAATGGCGCAGGCCCGCGAAGAGGGCAAGCCCGAGAAGATGCTCGAGAAAATAGCGGAAGGCCGCATCAACAAATTCTACGAGGACAACTGCCTCCTCGAGCAGAAATACATCCGCGACCAGAACGTCAAGATAAAGGATCTCATCATCGAGAACATAGCGAAGATCGGCGAGAACATCGTCGTCCGCCGTTACGCCCGTTTCGCCATTGAAGCCTAA
- the pyrH gene encoding UMP kinase yields MNRKYNKILLKLSGEILAGGGHFGLDYDAIRGICEEIAEVAKEGIMVSMVVGGGNIIRGAQTKYIERAQADYMGMLGTVINALALQDALESLGQPTRVQSAIEMRQIAETVIRRRAIRHLEKGRIVIFAAGTGSPYFSTDTTAALRASEIGADCVIKATKVDGIYDKDPEKYPDAVKLPHITYMDALSMQLKVMDAAAFSLCQDNDIPIIVFDVLKKGNLRRLLIDGENIGSIVSR; encoded by the coding sequence ATGAACCGCAAATACAACAAAATCCTGTTGAAGCTGTCCGGCGAAATTCTGGCTGGAGGCGGGCACTTCGGCCTCGATTACGACGCCATACGCGGAATATGCGAGGAGATCGCCGAGGTCGCGAAGGAGGGCATAATGGTCTCGATGGTCGTCGGCGGCGGCAACATAATCCGCGGCGCGCAGACGAAGTACATCGAGCGGGCCCAAGCCGACTACATGGGAATGCTCGGGACAGTGATAAACGCGCTCGCCCTGCAGGACGCGCTTGAAAGCCTAGGCCAGCCGACGCGCGTTCAGTCTGCCATAGAAATGCGCCAGATAGCGGAGACCGTCATACGCCGCCGCGCGATACGCCATCTCGAAAAGGGGCGCATCGTCATATTCGCTGCCGGCACAGGCTCGCCGTACTTCTCGACCGACACGACCGCAGCGCTGCGAGCCTCTGAGATAGGAGCCGACTGCGTCATCAAGGCGACGAAGGTCGACGGCATATACGACAAAGACCCGGAAAAATATCCGGACGCGGTGAAGCTTCCGCACATCACATATATGGACGCTCTCAGCATGCAGCTCAAGGTCATGGACGCAGCGGCCTTTTCCCTCTGCCAGGACAACGACATTCCGATAATCGTCTTCGACGTGCTCAAGAAGGGCAATCTGCGCAGATTGCTGATAGACGGCGAAAATATAGGCTCTATCGTCTCGAGATAA
- the frr gene encoding ribosome recycling factor, whose translation MPQNVLKELTTRCEKSIEHLKGAMLGVRTGRAHPALVEDIKVDYFGTPTPIKNMGSVNVPEARQIVITPWDKTAMKAIEKAIQSSSLGITPQNDGESIRLNLPELTQQRRVELKKMVNKMAEDGRVSVRNIRRDAIDALKKMEKESKITEDDLKKYQKEAQDKTDAFIKKIDAALAEKEKEIMDK comes from the coding sequence ATGCCTCAGAATGTACTGAAAGAACTTACCACACGCTGTGAGAAAAGCATCGAGCACCTGAAGGGCGCAATGCTCGGAGTCCGCACGGGAAGAGCGCATCCCGCGCTTGTCGAGGACATAAAGGTGGACTACTTCGGAACGCCGACTCCGATAAAGAACATGGGCAGCGTCAACGTCCCGGAGGCACGCCAGATAGTCATCACTCCGTGGGACAAAACGGCGATGAAGGCCATCGAAAAGGCCATCCAGAGTTCGAGCCTGGGCATCACGCCGCAGAACGACGGAGAATCAATCCGCCTCAATCTGCCCGAGCTCACCCAGCAGCGCCGCGTCGAGCTTAAGAAAATGGTAAACAAAATGGCGGAGGACGGGCGCGTCTCCGTGCGCAACATCCGCCGCGACGCGATCGACGCTTTGAAGAAAATGGAAAAGGAAAGCAAGATAACCGAGGACGACCTCAAGAAATATCAGAAGGAAGCGCAGGATAAGACCGACGCCTTCATAAAGAAGATAGACGCCGCCCTCGCCGAAAAAGAGAAAGAGATAATGGATAAATAG
- a CDS encoding HD domain-containing protein — MNESDFFKKIREAGGRGYIAGGAVRDKIMGRAAHDRDYLVCGMMPDEFTALFPDARRAGKSFPVFLLEIGESVCEVAFARIERKTGRGYTGFEAVCGKDITVEQDLARRDTTVNSMAMDEYERIIDPYGGAEDVRRKIIRATSVRHFAEDPVRALRAARQAAQFGFSIDPATLSLMGRCAEELRSEPAERKFAELCKALAAPRPSRYFRALLAAGLLAQEFPYIHALIGKSQPPEYHPEGDAFEHTMAVADCAAARGASTEAVFAALLHDAGKGTTPENMLPHHYGHEERGLALLPEIAAGLKIPKRWRKCAEFVIKEHMRASLVKTPSKIRDLVRALERGPISRRDFEIVVAADNGGKIPDWLSRYDEYLAVLKSAADAPVPERLRGARVGEYLRSLEIQALRDYLTR; from the coding sequence ATGAACGAGAGCGATTTTTTCAAAAAAATACGGGAGGCGGGGGGCCGCGGATATATCGCAGGCGGAGCGGTGCGCGACAAAATAATGGGACGCGCTGCGCACGACAGGGATTACCTCGTCTGCGGCATGATGCCGGATGAATTTACGGCGCTGTTCCCGGATGCGCGGCGCGCAGGAAAATCCTTCCCCGTCTTCCTGCTCGAAATCGGAGAAAGCGTCTGCGAGGTCGCCTTCGCTCGAATCGAGCGCAAAACCGGACGCGGCTACACCGGCTTCGAAGCCGTGTGCGGAAAGGATATAACGGTCGAGCAGGATTTGGCGCGCCGCGACACGACGGTAAACAGCATGGCGATGGACGAATATGAGCGGATAATCGACCCTTACGGCGGAGCGGAAGACGTGCGGCGGAAAATCATCCGCGCGACTTCGGTGCGGCATTTTGCTGAGGATCCCGTGCGCGCCCTGCGCGCCGCGCGGCAGGCGGCGCAGTTCGGGTTTTCCATAGATCCTGCGACGCTCTCGCTAATGGGACGCTGCGCCGAAGAACTTCGAAGCGAGCCGGCGGAGCGTAAATTCGCCGAGCTCTGCAAGGCGCTCGCCGCTCCGCGCCCGTCCCGGTATTTCCGCGCGCTCTTGGCGGCCGGGCTGCTCGCGCAGGAATTTCCATACATACACGCTCTTATAGGGAAGAGCCAGCCGCCGGAATACCATCCCGAGGGCGACGCCTTCGAGCACACCATGGCGGTCGCGGACTGCGCAGCGGCGCGCGGCGCTTCGACGGAGGCCGTCTTCGCAGCCTTGCTGCACGACGCGGGGAAGGGGACTACGCCGGAAAATATGCTCCCGCACCACTACGGCCATGAGGAGCGGGGGCTTGCGCTCCTTCCCGAAATCGCCGCCGGACTCAAAATTCCGAAGCGCTGGCGCAAATGCGCGGAGTTCGTCATAAAAGAACACATGCGCGCCTCGCTCGTCAAAACTCCCTCCAAGATACGCGACCTGGTGCGCGCACTTGAACGCGGCCCTATTTCGCGGCGCGATTTTGAAATCGTCGTCGCGGCGGACAACGGTGGGAAAATCCCCGATTGGCTTTCCCGTTACGACGAATATCTCGCCGTCCTGAAATCCGCTGCGGACGCGCCGGTTCCTGAACGGCTCCGTGGAGCGCGGGTAGGCGAGTACCTCCGCAGCCTGGAGATTCAGGCCTTAAGAGATTACTTGACCCGCTGA
- a CDS encoding GrpB family protein — translation MEQKRSNYMPVRVVDYDPKWPEMFDAEAAVLREIIGDNLIAIFHIGSTSVPGLKAKPIIDMLPVVRDAAALDALGDKFAEAGYEAMGEFGIPGRRYFRKGGEKRTHQAHAFQYDDVYSILRHVAFRDYMREHAGARAAYGALKAELAARFPNDLGSYCDGKDEFVKEYEKRALIWRWRRLAAHAAIDLESARSYRISQNLCGR, via the coding sequence GTGGAACAAAAGCGCAGTAATTATATGCCGGTGCGCGTCGTGGACTACGACCCCAAATGGCCGGAGATGTTCGACGCAGAGGCCGCAGTTTTGCGTGAAATTATAGGTGACAATCTGATAGCGATCTTCCATATCGGCAGTACGTCTGTGCCGGGGCTGAAAGCGAAGCCAATTATCGACATGCTGCCTGTCGTGCGGGATGCGGCGGCGCTTGACGCGCTCGGCGATAAATTTGCGGAGGCCGGCTACGAGGCGATGGGCGAGTTCGGCATACCCGGCCGCCGCTACTTCCGGAAAGGCGGCGAAAAACGTACCCACCAGGCGCACGCTTTCCAATACGACGACGTTTATTCTATATTGCGCCACGTCGCCTTTCGCGACTATATGCGCGAACACGCGGGGGCCCGCGCGGCCTACGGCGCGCTCAAGGCGGAGCTGGCGGCGCGTTTCCCCAACGACTTAGGCTCATACTGCGACGGCAAAGACGAGTTCGTCAAAGAATACGAGAAGCGAGCTCTCATATGGCGCTGGCGCAGGCTCGCGGCGCACGCCGCTATTGACTTAGAGTCCGCTCGAAGCTATAGAATCTCTCAAAATTTGTGTGGACGGTGA
- a CDS encoding 4Fe-4S dicluster domain-containing protein, protein MSSHNPETAMAAAKSGLVDVIMFSVNPCYDLQPASEDCEALWSDESYEGCLVNMDPEREALYEYCQSAGVAITVMKAFGGGDLLDASLSPAGRALTVNQCLHYALTRPAVAAVFAGAHTVEELERSIAYEDASEAERDYAEALASFPKISWRGRCMYCGHCAPCPRGIDVASVTKFLNLAKAQSSVPETVRGHYAALAHKAGECVECRACEKRCPFGVEVAANMREAKQIFGA, encoded by the coding sequence ATGAGCAGTCACAACCCCGAGACAGCCATGGCCGCGGCGAAAAGCGGCCTGGTCGACGTGATAATGTTCAGCGTCAACCCATGCTACGATCTCCAGCCTGCGAGCGAGGACTGCGAGGCCCTCTGGAGCGACGAAAGCTACGAGGGCTGCCTCGTCAACATGGACCCTGAGCGCGAGGCCCTCTACGAATACTGCCAGAGCGCGGGGGTCGCAATAACAGTGATGAAAGCATTCGGAGGCGGAGATCTTTTGGACGCAAGCCTGTCCCCGGCCGGCAGGGCTCTTACCGTGAATCAGTGCCTGCATTACGCCCTCACGCGCCCAGCCGTGGCCGCCGTGTTCGCTGGTGCGCACACCGTCGAGGAGCTGGAACGCTCCATAGCCTACGAGGACGCTTCCGAGGCCGAGCGCGACTACGCAGAGGCGCTCGCCTCTTTCCCGAAGATCAGTTGGCGCGGGCGCTGCATGTACTGCGGACACTGCGCGCCGTGCCCGAGAGGGATAGACGTCGCCTCCGTCACGAAATTCCTGAACTTAGCGAAGGCGCAGAGCTCCGTGCCGGAGACGGTGCGCGGACACTACGCGGCGCTCGCCCATAAAGCCGGTGAATGCGTCGAATGCCGCGCCTGCGAGAAGCGCTGCCCATTCGGCGTCGAAGTCGCTGCGAATATGCGCGAGGCGAAACAAATCTTTGGAGCCTGA
- a CDS encoding radical SAM protein codes for MEYEGQICRSPMERGSFSLPVTVGCCYNRCYFCDLFKHLRYRELPLEQVEAELRRVSGMGADPKTVFLGDGSAFNLSSERLTRILAMIHKYFPSCRSVNMDATVPSILSKTPDELRALSENGVRRLYLGIETGLDDVLTLMNKCHTQKQAYEAAEALQRAGITYDAHMMTGVAGRGRGTENAGALAEFYNKTRPGRITNFSLFIHKETPLYDMVRRGEFSPADELENLEEERALIERLEVPAAYDGIHDFVPFRLRGDLPSEKESMLRKLDAAITAQRKKPQVFAVA; via the coding sequence ATGGAATACGAAGGACAGATATGCAGAAGCCCGATGGAGCGAGGCTCCTTTTCTCTGCCGGTTACGGTGGGGTGCTGCTATAACCGGTGCTATTTCTGCGACCTCTTCAAGCATCTGCGGTACAGAGAGCTGCCGCTTGAACAGGTCGAGGCGGAGCTTCGGAGGGTCAGCGGCATGGGAGCCGACCCAAAGACCGTGTTTCTCGGAGACGGCAGCGCATTCAACCTCTCGTCCGAGCGCCTGACGCGCATACTCGCGATGATTCATAAATATTTTCCATCCTGCCGCTCCGTGAACATGGACGCGACGGTGCCGAGCATATTGAGCAAAACGCCGGACGAACTGCGGGCGCTCTCCGAAAACGGCGTGCGCCGCCTGTACCTCGGCATCGAAACGGGGCTGGACGACGTGCTGACGCTGATGAACAAGTGCCACACGCAGAAACAGGCCTACGAAGCCGCAGAAGCTCTCCAAAGAGCCGGCATCACATACGACGCGCACATGATGACCGGCGTCGCAGGAAGGGGCCGCGGAACGGAAAACGCAGGAGCTCTGGCGGAATTTTACAACAAAACCAGGCCGGGGCGCATCACAAATTTTTCGCTGTTCATACACAAAGAAACGCCGCTGTACGACATGGTACGGCGCGGCGAATTTTCTCCGGCCGACGAACTTGAGAACCTGGAAGAAGAGCGCGCTCTGATAGAACGCCTTGAAGTACCGGCGGCCTACGACGGCATTCACGACTTCGTCCCCTTCCGTCTGAGAGGCGATCTCCCTTCGGAAAAAGAATCTATGCTGCGCAAGCTCGACGCAGCCATAACGGCGCAGAGGAAAAAACCTCAGGTTTTCGCCGTGGCCTGA
- a CDS encoding sodium-dependent transporter, with the protein MTDKQTRESFGSRIGFVIAAAGSAVGLGNLWKFPYLAGMNGGAAFLFIYIVIILCIGVTAMMCEVVVGRMGGLNAADSFEKLGGKRWKPVGWSGIACAFVILSYYAVIGGWIIRYMLHSFTGLIELAAQGKSAEVFSVFVSNSGEVIFYQAIFMAITAALVLMGVKNGIEKSCKIMMPMLFAAMLILIVRAVTLPGAMEGIKFYLYPNFSKVTPQTVLAALGQGFFSLSLGAGAILIYGSYLPKTANIIKSVRQICLIDTSVAFLAGLMVFPAVFAFNAPPEAGPGLTFITLPGLFAQMPGGMIFSAIFFLLFFLAALTSSISLLEAPTGYLIDHGMKRTHATLIMTVLIFLVGIPSAVSLAGGLNVGSRSFIDAAGYLTDSIMMPLASMLCCIFAGWSLKDEKLKAELTNNGTINFPTYGFWKIMMKVIAPAAILCIFATGLKW; encoded by the coding sequence ATGACTGACAAACAGACGCGAGAATCATTCGGAAGCCGTATAGGCTTCGTCATCGCCGCCGCCGGCTCCGCAGTCGGCCTCGGCAACCTCTGGAAATTCCCGTACCTCGCGGGGATGAACGGCGGCGCGGCCTTCCTCTTCATATACATCGTCATCATCCTCTGCATAGGCGTGACGGCGATGATGTGCGAGGTCGTCGTAGGACGCATGGGCGGCCTCAACGCAGCGGACTCGTTCGAGAAGCTCGGCGGCAAACGCTGGAAGCCCGTCGGCTGGTCCGGCATCGCATGCGCTTTCGTCATCCTATCTTACTACGCCGTCATCGGCGGCTGGATAATCCGCTACATGCTCCACTCCTTCACGGGGCTCATCGAGCTTGCCGCTCAGGGCAAAAGCGCCGAGGTGTTCAGCGTTTTCGTATCAAACAGCGGAGAAGTTATATTTTATCAGGCGATATTCATGGCGATAACGGCGGCGCTCGTACTCATGGGCGTAAAGAACGGCATCGAAAAGAGCTGCAAGATAATGATGCCGATGCTCTTCGCCGCCATGCTCATCCTCATCGTCCGCGCAGTGACGCTGCCGGGCGCTATGGAAGGGATAAAGTTCTATCTCTACCCGAATTTCTCAAAGGTAACGCCGCAGACCGTGCTCGCCGCGCTCGGACAGGGCTTCTTCTCGCTCTCGCTCGGCGCGGGCGCGATACTCATCTACGGAAGTTACCTGCCGAAGACGGCTAACATCATAAAATCCGTGCGGCAGATATGCCTTATCGACACTTCGGTCGCGTTTCTCGCGGGGCTGATGGTGTTCCCGGCAGTCTTCGCCTTCAACGCGCCGCCAGAGGCCGGGCCGGGACTGACCTTTATAACGCTCCCGGGGCTTTTCGCTCAGATGCCCGGAGGAATGATTTTTTCCGCGATATTCTTCCTGCTCTTTTTCCTTGCGGCGCTCACCTCGTCCATATCTCTGCTTGAAGCTCCGACGGGATACCTCATCGACCACGGCATGAAACGCACGCACGCGACGCTCATCATGACCGTGCTGATATTTCTCGTCGGCATCCCGTCAGCTGTGTCGCTCGCCGGAGGGCTCAACGTCGGCAGCCGCAGCTTCATCGACGCGGCGGGCTACCTCACGGACAGCATCATGATGCCTCTCGCCTCGATGCTCTGCTGCATCTTCGCCGGCTGGAGCCTCAAGGACGAAAAGCTGAAAGCCGAACTGACTAACAACGGGACGATAAACTTCCCCACCTACGGCTTCTGGAAAATTATGATGAAGGTCATCGCCCCTGCGGCGATTCTCTGCATCTTCGCAACAGGCCTAAAATGGTAG
- a CDS encoding glutamate--tRNA ligase family protein, whose amino-acid sequence MTGKARVRFAPSPTGSLHIGGAHTALFNWLYARRNGGSFILRIEDTDMERSTKEYEQSILDGMRWMGLDWDEGPDKGGDFGPYRQSERMDLYRKYAKQLLDEGKAYEKDGAVFFKVVPGKELRFRDEVYGNLDFKSENASVNHDGTIKDIVIMKRDGMPTYNYAVVIDDYTMGINMVIRGEDHIINTPKQLLIYDALGFEAPGFAHLPMILGKDKKKLSKRQGATSVFEYNDMGYLPDGVFNFLALLGWSPKNGQEIFSREEAVEMFDISAVTRKAAVLDMDKLNHINQEQMKIMDPMKLLAVIRPFWIEMGFDLSGLSDEYLASALHTMGGRGQTTKQLAEYSDYFVTFDVVKARYDASEIKEETRAVVKKFYNALLSECAEWKADKMEEFTKEWIAANDSSMKEVCLPLRWALTGRKVSPGVFEVAEQLGRDECRRRLEYYDLV is encoded by the coding sequence ATGACCGGCAAAGCAAGAGTAAGATTCGCGCCGAGCCCCACGGGCTCGCTGCACATCGGCGGCGCCCACACGGCCCTCTTCAACTGGCTCTACGCCCGCAGAAACGGAGGCTCCTTCATCCTGCGCATAGAAGACACGGACATGGAGCGCTCTACGAAAGAATATGAGCAGAGCATCCTCGACGGTATGCGCTGGATGGGGCTCGACTGGGACGAGGGCCCGGACAAGGGCGGCGACTTCGGCCCGTACCGCCAGTCGGAGCGCATGGACCTCTACCGCAAGTACGCGAAGCAGCTTCTCGACGAGGGCAAGGCGTACGAGAAAGACGGCGCGGTGTTCTTCAAGGTCGTGCCGGGCAAGGAGCTGCGCTTCCGCGACGAAGTCTACGGCAACCTCGACTTCAAGAGCGAGAACGCCTCGGTCAATCATGACGGCACGATAAAGGACATCGTCATAATGAAGCGCGACGGCATGCCGACCTACAACTACGCCGTCGTCATCGACGACTATACTATGGGCATCAATATGGTCATCCGCGGCGAGGACCACATCATCAACACGCCGAAGCAGCTTCTCATATACGACGCGCTCGGCTTCGAAGCGCCGGGCTTCGCCCACCTTCCGATGATCCTCGGCAAAGACAAGAAAAAGCTCTCGAAGCGCCAGGGCGCGACGAGCGTTTTCGAATACAACGACATGGGCTACCTGCCGGACGGCGTGTTCAATTTCCTCGCGCTGCTCGGCTGGTCGCCGAAGAACGGACAGGAGATTTTCTCGCGCGAAGAGGCCGTCGAAATGTTCGACATATCGGCCGTCACGCGCAAGGCGGCAGTCCTCGACATGGACAAGCTCAACCACATCAACCAGGAACAGATGAAGATAATGGACCCGATGAAGCTGCTTGCGGTCATCCGTCCCTTCTGGATTGAAATGGGATTCGACCTCTCCGGACTCAGCGACGAGTACCTCGCCTCGGCGCTCCACACGATGGGCGGACGCGGGCAGACGACGAAGCAGCTCGCGGAATACAGCGACTACTTCGTGACTTTCGACGTAGTCAAGGCGCGCTACGACGCTTCCGAAATAAAAGAAGAAACACGCGCCGTAGTCAAAAAGTTCTACAACGCGCTGCTCTCCGAGTGCGCGGAGTGGAAAGCCGATAAAATGGAAGAGTTCACGAAAGAATGGATAGCGGCGAACGACAGTTCGATGAAAGAGGTCTGTCTGCCGCTGCGCTGGGCTCTCACCGGGCGCAAGGTAAGCCCAGGAGTGTTCGAGGTCGCGGAGCAGCTCGGACGCGACGAATGCCGCCGCAGGCTCGAATACTACGACCTGGTATAA